The Streptomyces venezuelae genomic interval GAAGGGCTATCTGCGCTCGGCGATGCGGAAGCTCGGGGCGCACACCCGCCTGGAGGCGGTCGTGGCGGCCCGCCGGGCAGGCGTACTGCCGTGAGCCACGAGCAGGGCCCGGATCAGCGGTAGTGGTCCCGGGCCTCCCGCTGCGGCCCGCGCAGCAGACAGCTGACGGCCTCGTGCGCGCTCTCCCCCAGGAAGTAGGGACCGGTGTGGTGCAGGAGGAAGAAGCGCCCGGTCTCGTCGATGAGGAGCATGGACCCGTCGAAGGTCTCGTACCCGACGGGGAAGAGCCTCTGCCCGAGGTTCCCGGCGAGCTCGGCGACGTCCTCGGCGCTGTCCTCGTAGATCCAGTGCGGGGTGAAGCCGACGGCGTCCGCGGGCGTACCGGGGATCTCCAGGCGCAGCCCGCCGAACTCCCGGACGAAGTCCCGGGCGGCGGGGAACGGTTCGACCGGATGGCCCTCCGCGGCGAACCGGTCGGTCACGAACCCGAGCAGCGCGGGCAGCCGGGCGCCGATGTCCCGGCCCGGGACCCAGCCGGCCCCGGCGAGGACGGCCTCGACCTCCCGCGCGGTCATGCGGGGCGTCATGCGGGGCGTCACGCGGGCTTCTCGCTCGGCTCCTGGTGGACGATGTCGCACGAGGTGCCCGGCGGCGTCATGATCCGGAGGGTCCGCTCGGCCTCGGCGGCGAGCTCGGCGCGCTGGGCCCGCGTCACGGGCGCGAAGGGCTCGACGGTGAGGGTGGTGGCGCCGTCCTTGGCCTCGTCGAGGTGCCAGAGCCCCGCGAGGAGGCCGTCGAGGAGGAAGACGGAGAAGGCACGGTTGCCCTGCCAGGTGCGGGAGCGGATCTCGGGGGTGACGACCCGGGTGCGGTCGGCGTGCGACAGGAGCAGGTTGTCGAACTCGGGCAGGAACCGGGGCGGGGCGGGGGTGTCCTCGTCGGGGCGGGGCGCGTCGGGGAGGTCGAAGAGCTCGGTGCCGCGCTCGTCCTGGAAGACGAGGAGCCGGGGCCGGAGGCGCTCGAAGGCCTCGCCGAGGCGGGTCAGACCGCACCAGGTCTGCATGTCCTTGACGGAGGCGGGCCCGAAGGCGCGGAGATAACGCAGCACGGCGGCGTCACGGTCGACGCTCTCCGCGCATTCCGCGCTCTCCGCACTTTCCGCACTTCCCGCCTCCTTGCTCGCTGCCTTCCTCCCCTTGGTCGCCTCGCTCACCTTCGGGACCGCGTCCCCGAACCACACGTCGGTGGTGGTGAGGGCGACCTGCCCACCACGCCCCCACAGACCGCGCGGGGTGACCTGGACGAGCGGGAGGAGGCAGCGGGCGGCGAGGGACAGGGACTGCGGGTCGGCGTGGGGCCACTCCTTGAGAAGCTCCTCGCGGAGCTGCTTGGGGGTGCGGGGCCGTTCCTCGACGAGCTCGCGGGAGAGCGCGGCGAGCCGCTCCAGATCGACACCGTCGAGGCCCTTGCGGGCGACGAAGATGGCGAGCTCCCGGTCGATGGCCCCCGGCTGCACGAGCCGGCGCAGGGCGACGGCGTCCTGGGCCGTGTGGGTGTGGACGGTGGAGCGCATGGTGACGATGCGGGCGACGGCGCGGGACTCCATGAGGTCGGACAGCTGCTCGGGCCGGAACCCGTCGAGGCGGGCGGCGAGCGCGTAGTACGGGGGCTTGGTGTTCTGCGCCTGGAGGCCGAGGAGATGGGCCACGGCGTCCTCGACACCGAGCGGGGCGCGGCGGAGGAGGAGCTGACGGTCGAGGGTGGCGCGGTTCAGGGCGCGGCGGCTGAGGACCGGGTGCTTCGTCGTGGAGGCCATACGAGGACGCTACTGCTCCTTGCGGACAGATTCGGTCCGCAAGGAGCGGGAAGTCGAAGGGAAGCCGCGGGAAAAGGCCGCGGGGAAAGTCGATGCCGGAAAGCATCACGAGCCACAGCACCAACCACAAACTGCCAGATACCATACGCAAAGCCCCACACTGCCCGCCCGTCCCCACCCGAAAGGCGAAAGATCCGGTGCCCGAACGTCGTCCCCGCGCGGCCTGGCGCCGCCATCCGGAACCGGAACCCGAGCCCGCGTCGACGCCGCACTCCACCGACCGGCCGGGCGTGGTGCAGGCGAGCCTCTACCGCGACGGCCGACGGGTCTCCTCCCCCGCCACGCTCGCGGACACGTTCCGTCAGCTGCGCGAGCACCCCGACGGCATGGCATGGATCGGCCTGCAACGCCCGACGGAGGCTGAACTCCACTCCCTGGCCGCGGAGTTCGACCTGCACGAGCTGGCGGTGGAGGACGCCCTGGAGGCCCACCAGCGCCCCAAGCTGGAGCGGTACGGCGACACCCTCTTCGTGGTCCTGCGCGCCGCCCGCTATCTCGACGCCCAGGAGGAGGTCGAGTTCGGCGAGCTCCACATCTTCGTGGGCCCGGACTTCCTGATCACGGTCCGCCACGGCGCGGCCCCGGACCTCTCCACGGTCCGCCACCGCATGGAGGGGAACCCGGACCTCCTCGCTCTCGGCCCGGAAGCGGTCCTGTACGCGATCCTCGACGCGGTGGTCGACGGCTACGCCCCGGTGGTGGCGGGCGTCCAGAACGACATCGACGAGATCGAGACGGAGGTCTTCGGCGGCGACCCGGCGGTCTCCCGCCGCATCTACGAACTCTCCCGGGAAATGGTCGAGTTCCAGCGCGCCACCCGCCCCTTGGTGGGCATGCTCCACGGCCTGATGGCGGGCTTCGCCAAGTACGGCACGGACGAGGAACTCCAGCGCTACCTCCGCGACGTCGCCGACCACGTCACCCACACCAGCGAACGCGTGGACGGCTTCCGTCAGGCCCTCACGGACATCCTCACGGTCAACGCGACCCTGGTCACCCAACAACAGAACGCCGAGATGCGCGCGTTGGCGGAAGCCGGCTTCGAGCAGAACGAGGAGATCAAGAAGATCTCAGCCTGGGCGGCCATTCTCTTTGCACCCACACTCGTTGGAACTATCTACGGTATGAACTTCGAGTCCATGCCTGAGTTGGGTTGGAGCCTCGGATACCCCTTCGCGGTCGGCTTGATGGGGATGGTCTGCGTCAGTTTGTACGTGATTTTCAAGCGACGGGATTGGCTCTAGAGTCGGCCGACTCCGGTCGAGCAGCGTGCATGGTTTGCGTCTGCACCTCCCACACGAGCGCCCAATCCGGGCTCCGAGGAGTCCCTGGGGGGAAGTGATGCGGGTGATCTCGTCCACCTGCCTCCAGCAAGCCCCTGACCAGGACTTTTACCCTCCTGTAGGCGCTGGGGAGAATCCGGGGAGAATCGGCTGACGACACAGCTCCTGCGTCTGCGGCTTCGTCCCCATCCTGCTTCCTGCTCAACATCTCGCCGGTCGCCCCTCGCCGCCCCCCAACAGATGGCAGACAGTGACACTGGGTTCTGAGCGGAGCCACACGTCCGCCCCCTCTCCACCGTCCTGCCCATGGTCGGGACGTCGGTCTCCGAGCACACGGAAGCCGAGCGTCTCGCACACAGCCTCCCGAACGAGGAGATCGGCCCGCACGGAAGATCACCGTTGACGATCTCCCTCGAGCAGCTTGACTTGATACAGCAGCCTCGGGGCAGCGGCGGCTCACTCCGTCCACTCGGCCTCCGGGGGGAGCTCCTTGAGCCTGCCCACCGGCGAGAAGGCCACCAGGAGCAGGGAGATCGTGAAGCCCACCGCGGTGACAAGGAGAGCCGCGCGCAGGCCGATCAGGTCACCGAGCCAGCCACCCATCAGTGCGCCCACGGGCATGGTCCCCCAGGTGAGGAAGCGCAGAGCCGCGTTGGTGCGGCCGAGCATTCGGGAAGGGGTGACGGTCTGGGTGAGGGTGGAGAGGTGGATGTTGCCGATGGTGGTGCCGATACCGCCCAGCAGGAAGGAACCCAGCAGCACGGCGAGGACGAGCGCGGTGGGCCCACCCGCCAGTGGGACGAGTGCCTGGGAGAGCGAGCCGAGACCGAAGCCGACGACGATGGCGCGTCCCGGCCCATGGCGGCGCGCCACCTTGACTGCAAGGACCGCGCCGATCAGGGAGCCGACTGCCCCTGTGGCCAGCACCAGCCCCAACGTGCCGCTGGGCCGGCCGAGTTCCCGGACGACGAAGAGGGGCAACAAGGTCTGCATGGCCATGAAGAACAGGTTGTTGAAGCCCGCCCGGAAGGCCGAGACTCGCAGGTAGGGGTTTCGGGCGACGAACCGCAGTGAGCCCGCGATCTCCCTCAGCATCGGTTTTCCGGCGGTGGCCGGCCGGTCCTCGCGTGTCCGCACGGCGACCAGCGCGAGCGCGGAGAGCAGGTGGATCGCGGCCCCCACGACCATCGTGACCGGCAACGAGGCCAGCTGGACCAGTACCCCACCGAGGCCCGGACCCGCGATGCGGGCCACCGAACCGCTGCCCTGGATCCGGCTGTTGCCTTCGGCGAGTCGGTCCTTGCCGATGAGCGAGGGGAGGTAGGCGGAGGAGGACAGGTCGTAGAGGACGGCGAGGAGACCCATCGCGAAGCCCGCGACGTACAGGACACCGAGCGTGAGCGTATCGAGCCAGAAGAGCAGGGGCACGAGCGTCAGCAGGACCGCCCGCACGAGGTTGGTGCCGATCAGGAAGGGCCGTGGCCTCAGCCGGTCCACCCACACCCCGGCGAACAGCGTGAACAGCAGGTACGGCACGAACTGGGCACCGTTGAGAAGGCCCGCCTGGGAGGAGGTCGCATTCAGTTCGACGACGGCGAGCAGCGGCAAAACCAGCGCGCTCACCTGGACGCCGACCCGCGCCGCGCTCTCCCCCAACCAGTAGGAGACGAAGTCTCGGTGTCGCCACAGGCTCGGCTCGGGAGGGCCCTCGGGAGGCTTCCCGGAAGTGGCGTCCTCCGTCACCTCCGGCCGGCTCACGCGACCCCTCCGACACCGGCCACGTCACCGATCTCGTACACCCGGTCGGCGAGTGCGCGGACGGTCCGCACGTCCCTGTCGAGGACCGCGCTGTCCTCGTGAGTGAGGAAGACCCGCAGTGGGCTGGAGAGCAGGTCGGTGGTGGGGCGCATCCGGTCCCCCGGAGCGAGCTTCGGGGCGACCGCGTGGACCGAGGGGAGGCCCTCGATCCGGCGTATGGTCTCGGTGTCCACCCGCGTGACGACGCCGGATCGTTCGGTGGCCGTGTTGCAGACCACGGCGGGACGGAGTCGCCGGTAGACCCGGGCTGCCCAACGCGCGTGGAACTCCTCGGGGGCGAGGTAGGCCAGCGCCGTGAGCGCGGCCTGGTCGTGGCCGAGGCAGAGCCGGTGCAGTCCTGGGTTCATGTTGCCGTTCATCCGGGCCCCGATCTCCACCAGAGCGGGGCCCCGCGGGGTGACGATGACCTCCGCGTGTGCGGAGCCGTGCCGGATCCCCAGCGCGTCGAGGACGGTGCCGACGTAGTCGAGGAGCGCAGGCACCGGCTCCTCGTCCGGGGCCAGCAGCGTGTCCCGGTCGTAGACCGGGCGACCGGCCACCAGGCGCTTGTGGTAGCGCCACACCCCGCAGAAGAAGTGGGCACCGTCGCGACTGACGGTGTCCACGATGTACTCCGTGCCCTCCAGGTAGGACTGGACGAGGACCTCGGCGGGGGGCCGCCCGTAGACGTCCGGGCCGGCGAGGACGGTGGCCGCCGCGGCCTCGATCTCGGCTTCGGTCCGGCAGACGCGCACCCGGTCGGTGCCGGCGGACGCGACCGGCTTGACGACCACCGGCTGATCGGCGTCCGGACCTGATTCCTTGCGCCAGCGGATCAGGTCGGCGGGGTCGGCGGAGCGGAACTGGCGGGCGCAGTGCAGCCCGCGGGCTCGCAGCCGCTCCCCCATGACGTACTTGTCCCAACGAGCAGCGGAAAGCGCGGTTCCGTTGGTCGGCAGACCGAGTTCTTCGCTGAGCCGGTCGGCGAGGGCCACGCCGGAGTCCTGACCGGCGATGACGAATCCGGGCGCGAGGGCACGGAGGCGTGCCAGGGTGGCAACCCCGTCGTGGACGATGTTCTCGGCGAAGCGGGCCAGGTCCGGGCCGGGCAGCGCGGTGGAGACCGTCCTTCCGGCCTGGACGTGTACCAGCCGCACTCCGTGGGCCGCGAAGGCCGCGGGCAGCAGGTTGCCGGTGGTGTACGCGTCCACGACGACTCCGGTGACCGGCCCGGTCATCGGCCTCCCTCCTGCGGACGGGCGGCCACCTGGTGAAGGACACAGCCCACATGAGAGCCGTCGCCGAGGAACCGGAAGTCCTGTGCGGCGCGCGGAACGCCCTTGACGAAGGCACCGCTGTATCCGCGAACGGTGTGGAAGACGCCCCAGTTCAGCAGGGTGGAGGCCAGCGTGTCGGGCTTGTCGTCGTCCACGAACCGTTCTGCGTCGCCGACCACCCGCTCCTGCACCACGTACGGCACGCCGCCCCGTAGGGCGTCCGAGATCCGACGCTCCCACTCGTCGGGGCCGACCATCCAGCCTGCCGTGATGCCCTGTCCGGCGAACCCCGCGCTCGGTTTGAGCAGCAGGTTCTCGCGTCGGGCGGACAGCAGACCAAGAAGTTCGGTCCGGCCGTCCTGATACGTGACGGGACCTGGCCGGAGCGGACGCGTCCAGGGCAGCAGCCGGTCGATGACGTCCTGCTCCTCGGCGGTGAAGTCACCGTGCCGCGTGTCGTCGCTGAGCAGAGCGAGGCAGTCCTTGATCCCGTACAGGTCCGAGGGCAGCGGCGTGAACAGTGCGGCGTTGCCGTCGGCGACCGCGTCCAGCAGCGGCCCGGCGAGCTCCTGCGTCTCGGGCGTGTCGGTGAGTCGGCTCAACTGGAAGGTGCGGAAGACCCGGTCGACACGTCGGCCGCGGGCGGTGAGCACGCCGTCGCGATAGTCGAGCTGCCCGATGTGGCAGGGGAACGCCTCGCGGCCGAGCTCGGCGAGCTGCTCGAGAAAGAGCCGCATGTGCCCGAAATCGTCGGCCGTCTCGGGGCTGTTGGGCCACTTCACGACCGCGATGGGGAGGCCGGTACGGTCCGGGCAGGCCGCGTCCATGGAGGCCGCCATGCCGGCGACGGGATCGGCGTAGCCGAGGCCGTGGCGATCGGCGAAGTCCGTGAGTGCCGGGTCGGCGAGCATCGCGCGGCTCATCTCGGCGATCTCGCACCCGCCGAGCGAGCTGGTGGTGTTGAACTCCACGAGACGGAACCGTCCCTGCTCCCGCAGGAGATCGGCACGCCCCACCGGTACCGCTGGACCGGGCACCACACAGCGGGCGACCGCCTTGGCCTGGGCCGGTGGCAGACCGAGGGCTCGGGCCATCCGGCCGACGTCACCTCCGTAGAGGCGCTCGGGGAGCGACGACAGCAGCCGCAGCAACACACCGAGGTCGTGGTCGAGGGAGCGGACCTCGACGGCTTCCAGGAAGGCGGGCCGGCCGAAGACGGGACGGCCCAGCCAGGCGTGGGTGCGGTCGAAGGCCGGGTCCGTAGTGGCGACAGCGCGAGTGGGCCCGCGACTCTCGTCAAGGAACTCCCTGGTGATCCGGTTCTCGACCGGCGTGCCGTGCTCCATGGCACCGTCCCTTCTCGTCTTCGCTCGGTATTGGCTCGTTCCGGCACCCGTCATCGGGTGGCCTGTGTGGGCGTGCGCTGCCACAGATACGGGATCACCTTGCCGGTGCGGGCGTTCCGGTCGAGCAGGTCCGTCCACTCGACCGCGACACTGTCCGGGTGTTGCGCGGCAATCACTTCCAGGGCATAGACGCGACGGAGGAGTTCGGCACGCACCCTGTCGGACCCGGTCGGCGCCGGCCCCGCGGCGCCGGACTCGTGAGCGGTCCACCGGATGACGACGCCGCCCAGCGCGGAGGCGGCGGACGGGTCCGGGACGAGAAGTAGTTGGGCGTCGGCAACGCCTGGCACACCGCGTACGACCTCCAGCAGATCACCGAGGCGGACCATGGTGTTGTAGAACTTCAGCCGGTCGTCGGTGCGACCCAGCACCCGGAAGGCGTCAGCGCCTCCGCACGGACAGGCGGACGCCGCATCGATCCGGTCGCCCAGGCGGTAGCGCATCGCGGGTGCGGGCCAGCCGTCCCCCGTCCGGCTGAGCCAGGTGTGCTCGGTGTCGTACTCGAGTTCCTGATCGGGAAGGAGATGCACGAGGCCGGGGGCACAGTCGGGGCCGCTGGTGGCGATC includes:
- a CDS encoding SUKH-3 domain-containing protein, coding for MTPRMTPRMTAREVEAVLAGAGWVPGRDIGARLPALLGFVTDRFAAEGHPVEPFPAARDFVREFGGLRLEIPGTPADAVGFTPHWIYEDSAEDVAELAGNLGQRLFPVGYETFDGSMLLIDETGRFFLLHHTGPYFLGESAHEAVSCLLRGPQREARDHYR
- a CDS encoding winged helix DNA-binding domain-containing protein produces the protein MASTTKHPVLSRRALNRATLDRQLLLRRAPLGVEDAVAHLLGLQAQNTKPPYYALAARLDGFRPEQLSDLMESRAVARIVTMRSTVHTHTAQDAVALRRLVQPGAIDRELAIFVARKGLDGVDLERLAALSRELVEERPRTPKQLREELLKEWPHADPQSLSLAARCLLPLVQVTPRGLWGRGGQVALTTTDVWFGDAVPKVSEATKGRKAASKEAGSAESAESAECAESVDRDAAVLRYLRAFGPASVKDMQTWCGLTRLGEAFERLRPRLLVFQDERGTELFDLPDAPRPDEDTPAPPRFLPEFDNLLLSHADRTRVVTPEIRSRTWQGNRAFSVFLLDGLLAGLWHLDEAKDGATTLTVEPFAPVTRAQRAELAAEAERTLRIMTPPGTSCDIVHQEPSEKPA
- a CDS encoding magnesium and cobalt transport protein CorA → MPERRPRAAWRRHPEPEPEPASTPHSTDRPGVVQASLYRDGRRVSSPATLADTFRQLREHPDGMAWIGLQRPTEAELHSLAAEFDLHELAVEDALEAHQRPKLERYGDTLFVVLRAARYLDAQEEVEFGELHIFVGPDFLITVRHGAAPDLSTVRHRMEGNPDLLALGPEAVLYAILDAVVDGYAPVVAGVQNDIDEIETEVFGGDPAVSRRIYELSREMVEFQRATRPLVGMLHGLMAGFAKYGTDEELQRYLRDVADHVTHTSERVDGFRQALTDILTVNATLVTQQQNAEMRALAEAGFEQNEEIKKISAWAAILFAPTLVGTIYGMNFESMPELGWSLGYPFAVGLMGMVCVSLYVIFKRRDWL
- a CDS encoding MFS transporter, whose product is MSRPEVTEDATSGKPPEGPPEPSLWRHRDFVSYWLGESAARVGVQVSALVLPLLAVVELNATSSQAGLLNGAQFVPYLLFTLFAGVWVDRLRPRPFLIGTNLVRAVLLTLVPLLFWLDTLTLGVLYVAGFAMGLLAVLYDLSSSAYLPSLIGKDRLAEGNSRIQGSGSVARIAGPGLGGVLVQLASLPVTMVVGAAIHLLSALALVAVRTREDRPATAGKPMLREIAGSLRFVARNPYLRVSAFRAGFNNLFFMAMQTLLPLFVVRELGRPSGTLGLVLATGAVGSLIGAVLAVKVARRHGPGRAIVVGFGLGSLSQALVPLAGGPTALVLAVLLGSFLLGGIGTTIGNIHLSTLTQTVTPSRMLGRTNAALRFLTWGTMPVGALMGGWLGDLIGLRAALLVTAVGFTISLLLVAFSPVGRLKELPPEAEWTE
- a CDS encoding ATP-grasp domain-containing protein, whose amino-acid sequence is MTGPVTGVVVDAYTTGNLLPAAFAAHGVRLVHVQAGRTVSTALPGPDLARFAENIVHDGVATLARLRALAPGFVIAGQDSGVALADRLSEELGLPTNGTALSAARWDKYVMGERLRARGLHCARQFRSADPADLIRWRKESGPDADQPVVVKPVASAGTDRVRVCRTEAEIEAAAATVLAGPDVYGRPPAEVLVQSYLEGTEYIVDTVSRDGAHFFCGVWRYHKRLVAGRPVYDRDTLLAPDEEPVPALLDYVGTVLDALGIRHGSAHAEVIVTPRGPALVEIGARMNGNMNPGLHRLCLGHDQAALTALAYLAPEEFHARWAARVYRRLRPAVVCNTATERSGVVTRVDTETIRRIEGLPSVHAVAPKLAPGDRMRPTTDLLSSPLRVFLTHEDSAVLDRDVRTVRALADRVYEIGDVAGVGGVA